The segment GATTGTTGCCTCACTCTCATGTCATGCCCGCGCAGGCGGGCATCCATCAGGCGGCGGCGCTTCACACAGGGGGGTGCATGGGTCCCCGCCTACGCGGGGACGACCTCGTGTAGGTGAGACACTATCCTGAAGAACTGGTATGAGAGCGCCATCGCAGGAGCCAAGGGGCAGTTAGTTGTGTGAACGCCTACTCCTACCAGCTCTGAAACAGGCTGCTGGCGCTGGGAGCGCAGCGAACGCAAGACGGACAGGGGGTCTACGCTGCCTTGCCCGTCCCGCGCAGCGAGGCTAGATTAGCGGCTTTCGCCAACAATCGAGGAGACAACCCGGTCGTTCGTTACTTCGCGGCAGGGCGGCCCCCCACGCTGCCCCTGCGCGTGCCTGCTTCCCCGCCCGCTTCGGCGCTGCCCGCCGCGGCCCTGCGAACGACCGATGCCTCGCCGACTCTTCCTGCTCCTCGCTCTGCTCGCGGGCGCGCCCGCGCTCGCGCAGGTGCCGGACGGCGATCTCCGGGGGGGGGACCTCGGCGCGTTCCGCGACACGCTCGACCTCCGGCAGCCGCTCGCGCTTCGTCCGTTCGTCCTCCCCGGCTCGCTCACACTCCGGCTCGACGGCATCGCGCTCGACACGACGCAGTACGCCCTCGACACCCGTACGGGCAGGCTCCTCCTCAGGCTAGACCCGCGCCCGAAGGTCTCGTCGACGCTCGTCGCGGTCTACCGGACGCTCCCGCTCGCGGCGTTCGACGGGCCCATCGCCCGGCGGCGGATCGGGGAGACTGACACGCTCGGGCGGCGGCGCGTCGTGGAGGCGGAGCGCGCCGAGGCCGACGAGCCGCTCTTCGGCGCGCCGCCCCGGCTGCGGCGGCGGGGGTCGATCTCGCGCGGCATCGTGGCCGGCAACCGGCGCGACGTGTCGATCGAGTCGGGGCTCAGGATGGAACTCTCGGGCGAGGTCGCCGACGGGGTCGAGGTCCAGGCCGTCCTCACGGACGAGAACACGCCGATCCAGCCCGAGGGCACCACACAGCGGCTCTCCGACTTCGACCGGGTCTACGTGCAGCTTGACACGCGGCGCGGCCAGGCCCGCCTCGGCGACATCGACCTCGCCTTCACCGGGACGGAGTTCGCGCCCTACGTCCGCAAGCTCCAGGGAGCAGCCGTCACCGCGAACGCGCCGGCGCTCTTCAGCGGCACGCTTGCCGGGGCGACGGCGACGGTCGCGGGCGCGACGGCGCGCGGCCTCTTCCAGAGCCAGGACATCCTCGCCCTCGAGGGCGTCCAGGGGCCGTACCGGCTCGTCGGGCGCGAAGGCGAGCAATTTATTATCGTTATCGCGGGCTCCGAGCGGGTCTACCTCGACGGGCAACTCCTGACGCGCGGCGAGGCGAGCGACTACGTGATCGACTACGCGACGGGCGAGGTCACCTTCACGCCGCGCCGACTGGTCACCGCCGAGCGCCGGATCACGGTCGACTTCGAGTACACCACGAGCGAGTTCACGCGGACGGTCGTCGGGACCGAGGCCGAGGCCCGGCTGTGGGCACGCGCCGACGGGACCGAGCGCCTCCGCATCCGGGGCACGCTCCTGCGCGAGTCCGACGGGGCCGCCTTCGCCGACGAACTCGGGCTGACCGAGGCCGACCTCGACCTGATCGGAGCCTCCGGGCTCGGCCCCGCCGTCCGCTCCGGGGCCGAGCCGGTGCCGTTCGACCCCGAGAGCCCGTTCGTCCTCTACGCCCGTCAGGACACGGTCTTCGCCGGACAAACCGTCTCGATCTTCGTCCCCGCCACGGCCGAGGCCGACTCGGTCTTCCGCGTCCGCTTCTCGCGCGTCGAGGTCGGGGCGGGCGACTACCGCCGGGCGGGCCGCGCCGTCAACGGCATCCTCTACGAGTGGGTCGGCCCTGGCGCGGGCGACTACGTCCCGCTCCGCCTCCTCCCCAAGCCGACGCTCCAGCAGGTCCTCGACCTCCAGGTGAGCGCCGAGCCCGTCGCCGGCCTCGAACTCTTCGGCGAGATCGCGCGGTCCACGAACGACGCCAACCGCCTCGACGTTGCCGGCGGCGCGGGCGGCAGCGCCGGCTACGGCGGGCTGCGGCTTCGGCCAACGCCGCTCCGGTTCGGGAGCCTCGACGCGGGCACGCTCTCGGCCGAAGTCGTCGGCCGGCTCCGGGGTGAGACCTTCCAGCCGCTGAGCCGGATCCGGCCGGTCGAGTTCAACCGAACGTGGAACGTGGCGCAGGCCGGCGCGGGGTTCACAGGCATCGACACCCTCGCCGAGTCAACCGCCGAGGGGGTTGTCCGCTGGGCGAGCGGCGAGGCGACGCACCTCCAGGTCGAGGCCGGGCAGATCGAGATCGGGGACCTGTTCGACGGGCAGCGCGGCGGCCTCGACGCCGCGTTCCGGCGCGAGCGGTGGCCCGGCCTCAGCTACCGGCTCGACGTCGTCGATTCGGAGAACGGCTTCGCTGGCGAGGAGGGCCGGTGGCTCCGCCAGCTCGGCCGGCTCGACTACCGGCTCCTCGGCGACCGGCTCGTGCCCTTCGTCGAGGTCGAGCAGGAGCGGCGCGACCAGCGGGCGCTCGGGACGGACAGCCTCGTGGTCGAGGCGCTCGCCTTCGCCGAAGTCCGCCCCGGGCTGGGCTGGACGAGCTCGACGCTCACCGCCGCCGCGTCGGTCGAGTGGCGCGACGAGGAGCAGCCGCTCGCCGGAGCCTTCGCGGACGCCGCCACCGTCACGACCGTCCAGACCGACCTCCGCTACCGCCCGTCGGCGACCTACACGACCGAGGCGCAGGTCGCCTACCGCCTCCGCAACGCGACCGAGGCGTTCGAGGAGACTGGCTTCGGCGACAACGAGAGCCTCGTCCTGCGCTGGACCAACCGCTGGACCCCGCTCGCCCGCGCCGTCGAACTGAACACGGTCTACGAAGCCCAGACCGAACGCTCGCCGGTGCTCCAGGAAATCTACCTCCTCGTCGGGCCCGAGCTTGGTGAGTTCGTCTGGGAGGACGCCAACGGCGACGGCGTGCAGCAGCTCGATGAGTTCCGCGAGGAGATCACCCCACTCGAAGGCCAGTACGCCCGCACCTTCGTCCCCGGCGACGACCTCATCCCGACGATCGGCGTGCAGGGCCGCCTCCGCCTCCGCCTCGACCCGGCCCGCCTGTTCGGTGACGACGCCTCGGGGTGGCAGCGCGCGCTCGCCAGGGTCTCGTCGCTCACCACGCTCGACGTGCAGGAGAAGAGCGAGGAGCCCGACCTGGCGCGCGTCTACCTCCTCAACCCCGGCGTGCTCCAGGACGAAGCCACGACGCTGGGCGGGCGCTTCCGCATCGGGCAGGAGTTCGCTTTTTTCCGGGGCGATCCGCGCTGGAGCGGGCGCCTCTTCGGCCAGCACCTCCGCAGCACGAACCGCCTCGCGACGGGCCTGGAGCGGCGGCGCATCCAGCTCGTCGAGGCCGAGGCGCGGGCCGTCCTCTTCGGGCCGCTCAGCGGCGAGCTGCGCGGCGCGGCCGAGCGCAACGCGTCCGGCAGCCCCTTCGCCTCGCGCCGGTTCGACATCCGGGGCGTCGAGGTCGAGCCGGAGGCGACGTGGCGGTTCGGGCAGGCCGTCTCCCTCTCGGCCGGCGTGCGCTACGCCCGCAACCGCGACGCCGAAGCAAGCGCTTCGGGCGACGACCTCACGGCTCGCATCCTCGTCCTTCCCCTGCGCGCCCGCTTCGCCGTCGCGGGCCGGCTCCAACTCCTGCTCCAGGGCGAGCGCGCCGACGTCCGCCTCGATGGGGACGCGACCGCCGGGCAGGCCGCATTCGAACTCACCGAGCGCCGGGGCGACGGCACCTCGTACCTGTGGAGCGCGAGCGGGCAGTACACCCTCAACCGCTTCCTGCGGGCGGGCCTGAACTACGAGGGCCGCGCGCCGAGCGAGGCCCCCGTCGTCCACAACGTCCGCGTCCAACTCAGCGCCGTGTTCTGAGCGCGGCCGGGGCTACGCCTGCGTTTCCATCCAGTCCAAGAAGTCGCGCGGGATCAGAATAGGAATGCCGCGGAAGGGATGCAGCACGAGCAGGTCGTCATCGCCAGTGACGATGCAATCAGCGTTGCCGCTCAGCGCCAGTTCCAGCAGCCGGTCGTCGTCTGAGTCGCGGCAAACCTGGATCGTCTCTGTGACCTGCACGACGGTAGCCCTTCGCACGAAGAGACCCAAAAAGCGCTCGCGCGTAGCGGCGGAAATGTAGCGGTCGAACTTCTCGCGGCGGAGCACGGCGACGACCTCGTTCAGCGACTCCTCGGAAACCAGCAGAACGCCTCCACCGAGCACGCTGCGAAGTGCCTGAAACGGGACCGACTGCTCAAATAAGGCTGCGCTAATGAGAACGTTCGTGTCGAAGACAACCCGCACGCTACTCACTCAGAATCTCAGCTAGAAGCTCCGGCGTGAGGCCATTCTGCTGCGCCTCGCGACTCATCCTGCGCATGATGTCTTCGAGCGACGCCTCCGGGGTCGTCTTCCCGGTAAGCTGCAAACTGATGAGCAGGTCCATCCTGCGGCGGTCCTGCTCGGAGGCAGACTCGTACAAGCGGGCCGCCTCGGGCGAGACGCGAATGATGATCTCTTGCGTTTCCAAGTTGTACCTCACACGGGACCGACTCTAGCCTTCTACCGGCCGAGAGACGTTCTGATTCCGTGGCGGATTCCGGCTAGCGCCCTTGCACGACGAGGCGGCGCGTGGCCTGGGTGTCGGAGCCGCTGGCGCGGATGACGTAGAGGCCGGAGGTCAGGCTGCGCACGTCGAGCGAGAACGGGTGGACACCGGCTGCGAGCGCGCCCCGGTGCACCGTCTCCACGCGGCGGCCGAGGATGTCGAACACGTCTATCTGGACCGCCTGCGCCTGGTCGAGCGAGAGCCGGAAGGCGGAGCGCGAGGTCGCCGGGTTCGGGGCCGGCGCGTCGAGCGCGAACCGGGCTGCCGCAACGGTCTCCTCGTTCGAGACCGTGTTGAGGAGCGTGAAGGTGAACGTCCCGAGCGCCGCCAGTTCGTCGCCCACCACGAACGGCGGCTCCTCGATGCGGAAGATCGGCTCGGCCGGGTTCGTGTCCTGGTTCGGCGAGGTGTAGTTCGCCCCGCTGTCCGTACCTGCGTCGTAGGCGTAGAGTGCCACGCTCACCTCCTCGAACCAAGTGCCGTCGTCCCGGAGATCAAAGCCGCTGACGCCGACGAACCAGTCCGGGCTGGGCGCGACCATCGTGACGAGCGAGACGAGCGCGTGGTCCTCGGTCACGTCGAACGTCGTCGAGACCGAGCCGGGCGAGAGCGCGATGCCGCCGCCGGAGACTACAGAGAGTGCCGTGCCGTCGCCGACGAGCCCGCTCACTTCGCCTCGAAGCTGCGACGTGCCGCCGGTCTCGGCCATCTGCTCGATCCCCGGCGAGGCGAGGCCACCGACCTCCCAGAGCGAAGCGTCCGCGCTGTGGGCCGCGCCGATCAGCGGCGAGTAGTGCGGGTCCGGCGGGAAGCCGTCGGGGTGCGTGTCGGCGCTCCAGACGCTCTCGAAGGTGACGCGGTAGGTCGCCGTGCTTTGGGCCTGGGCGAAGGCCGGAGCGAGCATCAGCAGGGGCAGGGCGTAGCGAAGAAAGCGCATAGTGCAAGCTGGAAACGAGTTACAGGTAGGCGCTTCACGCGCGGCCCTGGCGTGGGTTCCGCCGCACGTCCGATGTGATGGTCTCGTGACAGGTCTGCGCTGCGCGGTTAGCGAACTCCGCGCCTCCACTCACCGTTAGCACTCTCCACGTCTCCCCTCCGCGTACTCATGGCTACTGTCCTCTGGTGGGTCAAAAGCGACTTTCGCCTCGCCGACAACCCGGCGCTCACCGCCGCCCTCAACTCGGGCTCCACCGTCCTCCCCGTCTACCTCTTCGAGCCGGCCGTCCTCCGAGCCGAAGAGACGAGCGGCTTCCACGTCGCCGCCTGGGTCGAGGCCCTCGGCGACCTCCGCGGCCGGCTCCGGCCGCACAGCGCCGACGTGCTTGCGCTCCACGCCGACGCCGTCGAAGCGTTCGGCAGACTGCGCGAGGCCGTACCGTTCGAGGCCATCTACTCCCACGAGGAGATCGGGAGCGCGGTGACGTTCGCGCGCGACCACGCCGTCGGCGACTGGTGCCGCGCCGAGGGCGTGGCCTGGCACGAGCACAGGCAGACCGGCGTCTTCCGCGGCGGGATCGACCGCAACACGCGGGGCCGGCGGTGGCGGCAGTTCACGGCGGCCGGCCCGCTTCCCGCGCCCGACGGTACCGCCCTCGCCCGCGTCCGCGTGCCCGAGGCGGCGCACGCCCTTCAGCCACCGGAGGGCGCACGTCCGACCGTCGAAGCCTTCGGGCACCGGCTGACCGACGCGCAGCGCGACCTCCGCCAGCCGGTCAGCGAGACGGCCGCCGAGGCGACCCTGTCCTCGTTCCTGACCGAGCGTGGGGTCTGCTACTCCGGCGGCATCTCCTCGCCGAACGACGCCTTCGTGTGCGGGTCGCGCCTCTCGGTCCACCTCGCGTGGGGAACGCTGACCGGACGCCAAGCCTACGCCGCGACCGAGGCCCGGCAAGCCGAGTTGAAGGACCAGCCTAGCGAAGAGGCGAAGCAATGGCGCAAGTCGCTCCGCTCGTTCAAGAGCCGGCTCCACTGGCGCGACCACTTCGCGCAGCGCCTCGAGACGGAGCCGCAGATGGAGCACGCTCCGCTCAACGCCGCCTACGCTGCCCTCCCCACGCCCGGCGACGAGCACCTGGAGGCGTGGCTTGCCGGAGCGACGGGCTGGCCGCTCGTCGACGCCTGTATGCGCTGCGTGGCCGAGACCGGCTTCCTCAACTTCCGCATGCGGGCTTTCGTGACGAGCGCCGCCGTCCACTCGCTCCGCATCGACTGGCGGAAGACGCTCTACCCGATGGCCCGGCGCTGGGCCGACTACGCCCCCGGCATCCACATCTCGCAGACCCAGATGCAGGCGGGCGTCGTCGGGATCAACCAGCTCCGCGTCTACTCCCCCGACAAGCAGCTCGCCGACCACGACGCCGACGCGGTCTTCGTCAAGCGGTGGGTACCGGAACTGCGCGACGCGCCGGCTGAGGCGATCCTGAACCACCACCTGGACCCCGTCGCGGGCTACCCGGCACCGCTCGCCGACTGGCGCGAAAGCTCGAAGGCGATGCGGGCGGACTACTACGCCATCAAGCGGCTGCCCGAGACGCGGGCGCTCGCCGAGCAGGTTTACGAGCGGCACGGCTCGCGGCGTGCGCCCGGGTCACGGACGTGGAAGTCGAACACGCCGAAGAAGGCCCGCAAGACGGGCACCCGGAAACCGGAGAAAGCCCCGAAGCCGGCTCCGCTCTTCGACGGACAGGAGTGAGGCCGTGCTCGGCCTCCGCACGCGGCGGCTGACTGACTACCGCGCCGCCTCGGGCGCTACGTGCTGTGCTGGCTGCCGTGGCGAGCGGCGAGGTCGTCAGCGAGGTCGTCGGCGAGCGTCTGGAGGCGGTCTTCGCGCTGCGCCACCAGGACGAGCGACAGCCCGCGCTGGGCGAGCGGCGGCGCACGCACGTCCGGTACCTGCCGACGCGGCGGTAGCGACGGCCCAGGGACCGTATTTGAGCTGGTAACTGGTCATCCGTCTACCCTGACATCCAGCGTGAGCGTCTGGCCTGCGGCGAGGTCGAACCTCGCTTCCTCAAAACGAGGGGCGCGCATCCTCGGGCGCACGCCGTTCGAGACGCCCCAGTCCTCCTTTGGAACACCCAGGAAATTGGTGTCCACCTTGTCGTTGACATTGCGGTCGTGGAAGACCGACACGGCGTAGCTGCCAGGGGTGAGCGCGTCGAACTGGCACGTCACGCCGTCTGGGCTGGCCGCGTGTTCCTGAGCATGCAGAGCTGAGGCTCGGTCCATCGGAAAGCCGTCGTCCTGGTTGAAGAGCGCGCATCCGATCTCTCCTTCGTCAGAGGCGACGCCGGACACGGAGACGACGATGGTGCCGGTGGATGCGGCATCCTGGGCGGCGGCGGGGGCGCTCACCGCCACGAGGGCAGTGCTGAGCGCAGCCGTGCGGACGAGTCGATTCATGGTTCGGTGTGGGTTGGTGAACGAGAAAGGCAACAGCGAATGGGCTCAGGCAGGCTGCGGCTCTGCCTCGGGCGTGAGCAACCGGTAGAGCGCGGGCACCACCACGAGCGTGAGCAGCGTCGAGACGGCGAGGCCGCCGATGATGACCCAGCCGAGCGGGCTCCAGAGGTCCGAGTTGGTGAGCGTGAGCGGGAGCAGCCCGCCGATGGTCGTGAACGTCGTGAGCAGGATCGGCGTGAAGCGCGTCTGCCCAGCCTCAGAGACGGCCTCCGCGACGGTGCGCCCTCGTGCCCGTAGCTGGTTGGCATAGTCGACGAGGATGATCGAGTTGTTGACCACGATCCCGATCAGACTCGTAAACCCGATGAAGGCCATGAAGCTGAACGCGTAGCCGGTCAGGAGCAGCGCCGGGAACGCGCCGATGATAGCCAGCGGGATCGCCACGATGATGATGAGCGGCTGGCGGAACGAGCGGAACTGAAGCACCAACACGGCGAGGATGCCGAGCAGCGCCACCAGGAGCGCACCGCCGAGGCTCGCGAAGCTCTCCTGCTGCGCCTCCAGCTTGCCGCCGTAGGTGACCCGGTAGCCTGGGGGCAAGGCCAGCGCTTCGACCTGCTCCACGACCTCCTGCGTGACCGCGATCTCGTTGTAGCCGCCCGCCACGTCCACGTCGGACGTCACGCTGACGGCGCGCACGAGGTCAACGTGGTCGATGCGCGTCGGGACCGGCTCGAAGCCGAGCGTGGCGACCTGCCGCAGCGGAACCGCCCCGCCGTGCATCGAGGCCACGGCGATGCGGTCGAAGTCGTCGAGCGACGGGCGGCGCGGCTGGCCGTCGTGGCCCGTGAGGGGGAGGCGGACGACGATGTCGTAGTCCTCGCCCTCGGGATCACGGTAGGTACCTAGTGGCAACCCGTTCATCGCGGCGAGGACGGTCCGGTCGACCTCAGCGATGGGCACGCCGAAGAGCCCCGCCTTGCTGCGGTCGATGCGCACAGCGAGGTCCGTCTTGGGCTGGGCGAGCGGGTTGTTCACGTTCTGTGTTCCCTCCGTCCTGTCGAGGATCGTCGCCACCTCGCGGGCTAGCCGGTCGAGGGTGACGAGGTCGGGGCCGAGCACCTTCACCGCGATGGGGGCCTCGACGGGCGGCCCGTTCTCGAACACCTCGTAGGCGACGTCCACGCCGGGCATCGCGTCGAACGTGGGCCGCAGGGCCTCCACGAGCGGCTCGACCTGGCGGGGGTCGTACGTCTCGACGAGCACCTGGGCCACGTTGGCCCGCTCGCGGCGCGGGATCTCGTTGTAGTAGACGAGCGGGTTGTCGCGCCCGACGTTCGCCGCGACGGTCTTGACCTCCGGGCGGTCGCGCAGCACCGCCTCGATGGCGCGCGTGGCCTGGTCGGTGTACTCGAAGTTGGCCCCCTCGGGCGTCTCGATGCTGACGAGGAACTGCGGCTTGCCCGCCTTGGGGAAGAACGAGACCCCGATGAGCGGGAAGAGCGCCCCCGCCCCGACGAGCGCGAGGAAGGCCATCGCCACGACTATCCGAGGCCGCCGCAGCGCCCAACTCAGCGTCCCGACGTAGGCCCGGTCGGAGACGGTGTCCAGCAGCCGCTGGAGGGGTGGCCGCTTCGCCTCTGCTTTCTTGTCATCCTGGGCGGGCAGTGGCGAGTCGAAGGATCTCGGTTCTGCCTCGGCGCTCTGCTCAGAGCTTGGAAGCTGGCCCGCAGGTCCTTCGGCTCCGTCCGCTTGACGGTCTTCATTCCCACCCCGCAGCAGCCGGCTCGCCATCATTGGCGTGAGGGTGAGCGAGAGCGCCAGCGACGCCGTGAGCGCGAAGACGACGGTCAGCGGCATCGAACGGATGAAGTCGCCGGTCCCCGACTGGATCGCGATCATCGGGACGAAGGCCAGCACGCTCGTCGTCGTGGCCGCGATGATGGGCAGCGCCACCTCGCGCGTCCCGGCCACCGCCGCCTCGAAGCGCCCATAGCCCTGGCGGAGGTATCGCGCTACGTTCTCGACGACCACGATGGCGTTGTCCACCAGCAACCCAAGCGCGATCACGAGGCCCACGATGGAGATCTGCTGGAGGCCGTAGTCGGCGAGGTCGAGCCAGTTGACCGCGATCAGAATCGAGGCGGGGATGGCCAACATCACGATGGCCGAGGCGCGCAGCCCCAGTGCCAAGAGGACGACGATCCCGACCAGGAGCACGCCCTGGAGGAGGCTGCCAAAGAATCCGCCCACGCGCGCGTCGACGCTCTCGGACTGGTCGAAGGCCACGTTCAAGGCCATGTCATCCGGCAGCGTCGGGACTACCGAGGCGAGCGCGGCGTCGAGGCCGGTCCGCACGTCGAAGATGTTGGTCCCCTCGCGCTGCGCGATGGTGACGAAGGCGGTGCGGCTGCCGTTGAAGCGCGCCCGGTGGGTCTCGTCGGCGTAGGCGACGGCCACCTCGGCAAGGTCGCGGAGGTAGAGCACCTGTTCGCCCGACACCCGGATGACGGTCTGCTCGATCTCGCCGAGGCTCTCGTAGTCGCCCGAAGTCTGGATCGTGAACCGCTTCGCGCCCGCATCGACGGTGCCGCCGGGGAGGTTCTGCGCCTCCGTCTGGACCGCCTGCATGACTTCACCGAGGGTGACGCTGCGCGCCCGCATCGCCTCGAGGTCTACGCTGATGCGCACCTCGGGATCGGGGATCGCCCACACGTCGGCTGCCTGGACGCCTGCGACCTGCTCGAAGGCGTCTTCGAGGCGCTCTGCCTCGCGTTTGAGGCTGCGGTAGCTGGCCGTCTCACTGGTGAGCGCAACTTGGAACGTGACCGCGTCGGTCGGAGAGAGCTGCACGAGGTCTACCGCCGCGACGCCTGCCGGGAGCGTCGGGCGCACCTGCGCGACCGCCTGGACGACCTCGTCGTGCGTCTCGTCGGAGTCGGCGTAGGCTTCGAACTCGGCTACGATGACAGCCAGACCGTCCTGGATGGTCGTCTCGAGGTCTTTGAGGTCGTCGAGTTCGTAGATCGCCGTCTCGATAGGGTCGACGACGAGGCTCTCGATGTCTTCGGGGTTCGCACCCGGGAAGACTGCGATCACGCGCGACGTCGCGATGTCGAACTGCGGGTCCTCGGAGCGGGGCATCGTGAGGAAGCTCTGCACGCCGAGCAGCGTGAGCAGGAGCACCACGACGAGCGTGAACTGGTAGTTCTGGATCGCCAGCTTGGGGAGGTTCATGGGATGACTCTGGACAGAAGAGGTAAAGACAAACGTGGAGCGCGGCAGGGACCGCTGACCACAGACCGCGGAGGGTGGGGATTAGCTCGGGCCGGCGGTCTGCGGTCTGTCATCCGCCATCGGCGGCCAGGCCGTGGGTGTGGGTTCGAGCAACGAGTTCACTGCGGCTCCGACGGCTCGACCACGCGCACAGCCGCGCCGTCGGTGAGGTAGGCCGCGCCGGTCGTGACGAGGTGGGCGACGCCGCCCAGCCCCGAGCGCACCGCGAGGTGGTCACCGCTGACAGCGGCGATCTCGACCGTCAGCTGGCGCGCCGTCGCCGCGCCGCCCGCCCCCGGCTCGATCCCGAAGACGGTCCCCGTGTCGCCGTCGCCCGCCACGAGCGCGTCGACCGGGACGAGAGCGTAGCGCTCGCCCGCGCTCGGCCGGAGGTCGACCTGCGCCACGAAGCCCGACCGCAGCCGCCGCTCGGCGTCGGGCACGGCGACCTCGACCTCGAACGTCCCCGTCGCCGGGTCGGCCGCGCTTGCGAGTTCGGTCACCCGGCCCTCGAAGACGACGCCGGGGTAGGCGTCGAAGCGGACCGTCGCCGGGTCGCCGAGGGCGAGGCGGACGATGTCCCGGTCAGCGACGCCGAGGCGGACCACCCAGCCGTCGGCGGCCGTGCCAAGCGTGAGAACGGGCTGGCCGGGCTGGACGAGTTCGTTCGGCTCGGCGTGGCGACGGAGCACGCGGCCGGCGGCCGGGGCCGTGATCGTCGCGTAGCGCCGGTTGAAGGCCGCGATGTCGAGCTGCGCCTGGGCGACCTCGACCCCCGTGCGAGCGTCCTGGACGGCTTCGAGCGTGGCGACGGAGTCGGCGAGGAGGCGCTCGGCGCGGGCGAGGTCGCGCTCGGCCTTGGCGAGCGCGCTCTCGGCCTGGAGCACCTGGGCGTCAATCTCGCGCGGGTCGAGCCGGGCCAGCACCTGGCCGGCGCGGACGGCGCCGCCTTCGTCCACGTTGACCCGGGCCACCAAGCCGCTGATCTTGAACGAGAGCGCGCGCTCGGACTTCGAGGCGAGCCGCCCGCTCGACCGGACCGGGAGCGTCTGCTCGGCCGCCACGACGGCGACGACCTCGACGGGAACAGGCTCGGCGGTACTCGGGGCCTCGTCCGCCGAGGCGTCGGTGCCGCAGCCGGCGAGGAGGGGGAGCGCCGCGAGGACGCAGGCTATCAGAAGGTGTCGAGCTGATGTCATGACAGTAGGGGTCGGAAGAGCAGGTGTCGTTCGGAGAATCAGTCGGGGAGCACGCCGCCGACGGCGAATTCGAGGTCGGCGAGGCGGGCGAGCAGGGCGTAGCGCGTCACGTTCAGGTTGAGCTGGGCGCTCGTGAGCGTTGTCCGGGCGTCCACGAACACGACCTGGTTGGCGCGCCCCTCGGCGGCGAGGCGCTGGGTGAGGCGGAACCCCTCGGCGGCGGCGGTGAGGCGCTCGGTGGCGGTTGCGAGCGAAGTCTGGGCGACGCGGACGGCGTCGAAGGCCTGCTGCACCTGGAGTCGGATCTGCTGGGCAGCCTCGGCCCGCTGCGCCCGCGTTCGGTCGGCGACGGCCTGGGCCTCGCGCACGCGCGCTCGGTCGGCCCCGCCGTCGAAGAGGCTCCACGAGAGGACCACTGAGGCGAGGTAGAACGGCTGCTCGCCCTCGAAGCCGTAGCCCCGGCCCTGGATGCCGCCGTCGAGCGCGGCCGAGACGCCGGGGAGGTAGGCCGCCCGGTTCAGCCGCACCTCGGCCTCGCGGGCGTCGATCGCCGCGTCGAGCTGGGCCAGTTCGAACCGCTGCGCGACCGCCGCGTCCTGCATCGCCGCGAGCACATCGCCGAACGCCGGGTCGCCGAAGACTGGCGCTGTCTGGCTCGACCCAGTGCGCTGGAGCCAGGTCCCAGGCTCGGCGCTCGGGAGGTCCCAGGTCGCGTCTTCGTCGGCTTCCAGCGGTGTGTCGAGCGGTCGGTTGAGGAGCGCGTTGAGGTACGACCGGGCGAGGTCCCGGTCACGCTCGGCCTCGGCCACCTGCTGCGCCACGGCGAACGTCTCGGCTCGGGCGCGGAGGACGGCGTCGGCGAGAACGCGGTCGCTGCGCCGGAGCCGCTCGGCCGTCCGCAGGTTCTCCCCGACGAGCC is part of the Bacteroidota bacterium genome and harbors:
- a CDS encoding TolC family protein: MHRRSLPLLTLRLAALSLTALLAAAPLAAQPGSASDAQQRLDAYVEEALGANLALQQRAFDLAASRHALAAARRQFFPALSVEARFSRAGGGRTVNLPLGDLLNPVYGTLNDLLAAEGQDPAFPTLANEEIEFLRDQEQDTRLRVVQPLYQPRLSAAVRLNRHLVASREAEVEAFRRALARDVRVAYFEYLQAGRAVAIFEAASGLVGENLRTAERLRRSDRVLADAVLRARAETFAVAQQVAEAERDRDLARSYLNALLNRPLDTPLEADEDATWDLPSAEPGTWLQRTGSSQTAPVFGDPAFGDVLAAMQDAAVAQRFELAQLDAAIDAREAEVRLNRAAYLPGVSAALDGGIQGRGYGFEGEQPFYLASVVLSWSLFDGGADRARVREAQAVADRTRAQRAEAAQQIRLQVQQAFDAVRVAQTSLATATERLTAAAEGFRLTQRLAAEGRANQVVFVDARTTLTSAQLNLNVTRYALLARLADLEFAVGGVLPD
- a CDS encoding efflux RND transporter periplasmic adaptor subunit; the encoded protein is MTSARHLLIACVLAALPLLAGCGTDASADEAPSTAEPVPVEVVAVVAAEQTLPVRSSGRLASKSERALSFKISGLVARVNVDEGGAVRAGQVLARLDPREIDAQVLQAESALAKAERDLARAERLLADSVATLEAVQDARTGVEVAQAQLDIAAFNRRYATITAPAAGRVLRRHAEPNELVQPGQPVLTLGTAADGWVVRLGVADRDIVRLALGDPATVRFDAYPGVVFEGRVTELASAADPATGTFEVEVAVPDAERRLRSGFVAQVDLRPSAGERYALVPVDALVAGDGDTGTVFGIEPGAGGAATARQLTVEIAAVSGDHLAVRSGLGGVAHLVTTGAAYLTDGAAVRVVEPSEPQ